From the genome of Myxococcales bacterium:
AACCGACACCCCGACGTGCGTGTGGCGGCGGTGCAGGCGCTTGCCCCGATGCAGGACGACGGAGCCGCGGGCCTGCTCATCGAGCGCTTGGGCGATGCGGACGCTACGGTGCGAGCCGCGGCCGCCGCCGCGCTCGCGGGCCGCAAAGACGTGCGCGCCGTGCCGCGCCTGTTTCAGCTCGTCAAGAGGAGCGACGTCGGAGCGGCCGTCCCGCTCGGCCTTTTGGCCCCTCTCGACCTGGCACCTCAGGTCGCCGAACTGCGCGGCACCATCGATGACGGCACGTTGTCGAGTGCGCTGGCGGAGTTTCTCAAGCGCTCCGATGCGCCCGACCGGTTGCGCGTGGATCTGGTGCGCACCTTGGGGCGCGTTCCCGGTGCCGAGGCCACCACGGCCCTGGTGGAGTACCTGGCCTCCGTGCCCGAGGGCGAAGCGCGTCCCTCGAAAGAAGAGGCAGAAACGTTGCTCGAGCAGAGGAGCGCGGAATGAAGAGCTTGCGGAACCGGGCCCTTGTTTTGGGCTTCTCGTGCACCCTCCTCGGCTGCGCCACGTCGGGGGGGGCTTCGGATGGCTTTGGCAGCGCGGGTGATCCCGGGCAGGTGGCTGCGGCCCTCGCCCGATCGAGCGCCGTACCTTCGACCCCGCGCAACGCGACGGGACGGGCTTTGGCCTTGCTGGCCGGAGAGAGCGGCAGCCAAAGCGTCTTGGTGGCGGTGGACCTGGAAGACAACCGCGTGATCTGGTGCGTCCCGGCCGAGGTCGACGTGCGTGCCGAGGTGGGGCGGGAGGTGGTCGTTTACGGCGATCCCGCAGGCGCTTTGGTGGGCCTCGACGTTCGCACGGGACGCGAGATGTGGCGCGTGGCCTCTCCGCGTCTAGGCACTGGGCCGGCAACGCTGCTCGGGCACGCCGTCGACGGCGAGGGTGTTTTCGCCGTGTACAAAGGGCCGCCCGGCGCAAGCCCGCCCGCGGTCATTCTGGGCCTGTCCGAGCAAGGGACGCAGCGGTTTCGCCGTCCGCTCGACGAGCGGGTGGGAGCTCCAGCTGCCCGGGGCGGCGTGGTCGCTGTTCCCCAGCGCTCTCAATTCGTGACCCTGCTCGATGGACGCACGGGTGAGTCGCTCGCGGACATTCTCGCCCGCGACGAGGCGGCCGCCTTCGTGCGGGGCTTGCCCGAGGGCTTCATGTACGGATCTCAGGGTGTGTTCGTGGCGTCGAGGAAAACCGCGCTCGGCACCCACGCGGGAGGCGGGTACCTCAAGGCGAAGCTTCCCGAGTTCGTGCGCCCCGTCTACCACTACGACATGTACAAACCGGCACACGCCCGCCACTCGGCGATCGATAGGAACCGGCTGCTGTGGCGCGTGTCGGGCTCTCCCGACGCTCCCGCGTTCCGCAACGGTCAGGTCGTGGTGCACAATTTCCGCTTCTTTTTCGGGTTGGACGCCGCCACCGCGGATCTGACCTGGGCCTACAGCCACCCGCGGCTCGACGCCATTGGCGCCGTCCATACGGGACCTGCGCTGGTCTTCGCGGACGCCGAGGGTAACCTGGGCGCGCTCGAGGCACGCTCGGGGCGCCTCCTGATGAGCGCCGCGCCCGCGGGCTTGGGGGCGCTCAAGGTTCGAGGGGCGTCCTTCGATGCGGAGGGGTTTGGCAAACCCGGCCCTGGTGCACAGCCCTCCGTATCGATCTCGGAGGCGCTCAAGGCCATCGCGCTCGATCCGGACAAGCGCTTTCACGACGTGCAGGTCTTTGCAATCGAGCAGCTCTCGCGGTCGGAGGCACCGGGCGTCACGGCCGCCTTGCTGGAGGTGCTGCAACGGGGCGAGGGCGAACCCTACCTGCTCGAGAAGGCTGCCGACAGCCTCGTCGAGCGGCAGGATCCGCGCTCGCTGCCGCTCTTTTTGGAGGCCATCGAGGTCAAGCCCGATTACGCCGAAGGTCGCGCGCCCCAGCGGCTCGAGCTCATCGCCCGGGCGCTGGCGAAGCTGGGGGCCCGGGACGCCATGCCGGCGTTGGTCGACCACATTCGCTTGCCGCAGACCGACCCCAGCGCCGTGTCCGAAATCGCCGCGGCCGTGATCGCTCTCGAGGCCAAGGAGGTGATAGCCGCCTTCCGTGACTACCTCAGCCAATACCGGGCGGATCCGGCCTTTATGAGTCAGCCTGGTGCTCTCATTGCGGCCGCCAACGTGCTCGCGAGGTTGGGCGATACGCAAGACCGGACCTTGCTCCTGTACGTGGCCGAGGAGCCGAAGACCCTCTCGTCGCTCAAGGTCGCCATCGAGCGCCTCCTCGCGGAAAGTAGCGGTGGGCCTGAGGTGACGCCGCGGGCGTATTGAAGCAAGACGCACTCAAACCGGCGCACGGAGGTGCCGACATCCTAGTGGGGACGACTCTGGCGGCGAGAATGGTCTTTGGTGCAAAGCGATTTACATGTTTTCGTGTGCACGGGGCCCGTTTGCGGCGACGAGGGGACAGCTTTGTGCGACGCGACACGATGTCTCGTGGACGAGCGAGGCTGGTCGGAGTCCCTGCAGGTTCACCGGGAGATTTGTTTGGGCTATTGCCACCAAGGCCCCAACGTCATGCTCGCCGTGGGGACCAACGCCTTCGGCCACGCGCCGGTGCCAGGTTCCCCGGGCAGCGAGATCTTCCACGAGGTCGACCTTGCACGGCTGACGGCGCTGCTCGCAGCGCGCAGGGGCGAGGGGCAGGTGGCTCCGGCCGCGGAACCTGGAACGAAGCGTGGAGGGTGAAGGACTTTCCCCCGATGACGAAGCTGTTGTATGGTGCACCTCGACAATCGGCCCGCCACGCCGGCGGGGTGGTGGGCACGGGGTGGCGGTTGCCCGAGGTGGGCGCCCGAAGGCAGTGTGCGGGAATTGCGGAACGCCGCGAAGTGGCATAAGGATTCATTTGGACATGCGGAACGCTCAACGGACGCTTGGCCTTTTTGCAGGCCTGGGATTTGCGACGCTCGTAGGCTGTAACAACTCGGCCAACCAGGAGCTCATGACGAGGCTCAACGAGGCTGGCGACAAGCTGCTTGCGTGCAAGAAGGAAACAAACGACCTCACGAACGAGGTCAAGAGCCTCAAGCGTCAGCTGGCCACGGCGATGGCCGATCCCAGCAAGCTGGTCCTCAAAGATCCCGAGATCATCGAGCTCATCGCCGACCTACGCGGGGGCGAAGGTGGCGAGATCGGGGTGGGCAAGGGCGACCTGAACCCGGCCGCAGCCAGCAAGATCGTGATGGACGGCGCCCGGGCTTTGCAGCAGTGCTACGAGCGGGCGCTCAAGAAAAATGCCTCGCTGCAGGCGAGGGCGGGGGTGCAGCTCCTGCTCGGGCTTACCGTAGACGCGGGAGGCAGGGTCAACGACGTTTCGGTGCGTCCCTCGATCGACGCGAGCCTCAACGAGTGCATCGAGAGCGTGGCCAAGCGCTGGAAGTTCCCCAAGTTCACCGGCGACGCCGTGACGATCGAGCAGAAAATCATGCTCACGCCCAAGACCTGAGCCGGGCGCCCCTTCGAGAATTGCGCGCAGGCTGCGGGGGCGTCACCCTTGCGGGTTCCATGAGGCGCCTCTATCTCGACCACAACGCCACGACCCCCATGGGCGTTGCCGCCCGCGAGGCGTTCATCAATGCGCTTGCGGACTGGGGGAACCCCTCGAGCGTGCACACCCTCGGAAGGCGGGCGCGCAACGTCGTGGAGACGGCGCGGCGCCAGGTGGCGGGGCTTTTGGGCTGCGACACCGACGAGCTCGTGTTTGTATCGGGTGGGACCGAAGGAGACAACCTCGCCATCCGGGGCTTGGCGCTTGCGGCGCGGGCACAGCGCCCCCCGAGCGACAAGCCTCCCCACGTGATCTCGACACGCCTCGAGCATCCCGCCGTGAGGGGCGCGTTGAACGAGCTGGTGCGCGAGGGGTTCGAGCTGACGGATCTACCCGTCAGCGCCGAGGGGATGGTAAACCCCGAGACCCTCGCTGCCGCCTTGAGGCCCGAGACGGTTCTCGTGAGCGTGGCCTTGGCCAACCATGAGGTGGGCGCCTTGGCCCCCGTGGCGGCGCTGGCGGCCCGCGCGCACGCCGCGGGCGCTTGGTTTCACACAGACGCGGTGCAGGCGGCTGGCCGCATCCCCGTACGCTTACGCGATCTGGGGGTGGACGCGGCCACCGTGTCCAGCCACAAGCTTCACGGGCCAAAGGGCGTGGGGGCGGTGTTCGTGCGGAGGGGCCTCGTGCCGCACCCGCTGGTCACCGGCGGCCATCAGGAGTACGAGCGGAGGGGGGGCACCGAGAACACGCCGGCCCTGGCGGGTTTTGGGGCCGCGTGTGCCGAGGCCGAGGTGCGCCTGGAGGCGGACGCTGCCCAGACCGCGGCATTGCGAGACCGTCTCGAAGGCCAGCTGCTGGCGATCCCTGGTGCCCGGCGGCACGGGCCTGCCGCGGACCGCCGCGTGCCGGGGACCCTCAACGTCGGTTTCGGGGGGGCGCGTGGCGAGCTGGTGGTGATCGGTCTCGATCTCGAAGGCGTCTGCGCTTCGACGGGCGCGGCGTGTACCTCGGGCTCGGTCGAACCCTCGGCGGTTCTGCTGGCCATGGGCCTCACCGTGAAAGAGGCGCGAGAAGCGGTGCGGTTTTCGCTGGGCCGCGAGACGACCCTCACCGAGGTGGACGAAGCCGCGGCCTTGGTGGCCCGGGTGGTGGAACGGGTCAGGGCGGCGGCCGACAAATGAGGCGCCTGCCCCGACGCAGGCCATAAGGCCTCGCGTGCACGGCCGCATCGAGCAAACTGTCCACAGGACATCTTGTTCGGATGCTCAACCTGAGCGAAGTTGAGTCCCTTGATTTCGTTCAGGTTTTGGGTGGCCCCGGCTGTGTTCCTAGGTGCGAACGTGCTCACATGAACCCGCGCATCGGCCCCTTGCTCGAAAATTTCACGCCTCGTCCGCAGGCGCGATACGTGCTCGCTCCATGACGGTGGCTTCGGCCGGACTTCACCCCGACTCCGGGGGCCCATCCGCGCGTACGGCAGGGGCCTGGCCCTTCGTCCCCCACGTGCGCCTGTTCACGGAGCGCCTGGTGGCCGCGGCGAGCCTGGGCGCGCGGGAGGAAGAGGTGCTTGCTGCGGTGATCGAGCTTGGTTTCGTGTATGGCAGCACCCGCGTGGGAGCGAGCGCGGCGTGGTCACCCGATGCCGCTCGCGTCACGCGGGATTTTGGCGCCGAGGCCCGGGCACGACAGGTGTTGGAGAGCTTCGGCCCCGTCGAGCTCTCCGTGCTCGACACCCACGAAGCCCCCCTGGGCTGCAAGGCCGGCTACGTGGTGGGCATCGACGCCGACGACGCCGCTCGGTGCAGCTTCACGGCGTCCGCCCTCCCTCAGCTGCGGAAGCTGGGGTTCTCCGTGGAGCTGGCCCCCGATTATCCGTGGCAGGTCGTGGCCTCCGAGACGGCGTGGTACGCGAACGTGAGCGCCACGGACCCTCCCCCGGGCGACGAAAAGCCCGACTGGTTCAGCCTGGAGCTGGGGATCGAGCTGGACGGACGCAAGGTCAACCTGTTGCCAGCGCTTCTCGATCTCATCGAACGGGGCGGCGGGCCCGATGCCTTCGATACGCTCGTGCCGTGTCGGGGACGGCCCGTGGCCATCCCGGTCGACGACAATCGCTTCGTCTTGATTCCCCCTGAGCGGCTCCGCGTTCTCTTCAAGGTCTTGACCGACCTTTACCGGTTCGAAGGGGACGGAGACGCCGTGAAGTTCACGGCCATGCAGGCTCAAGCGTTGGCCGAGCTCGAGGGGGCGTTCGGCGGCGACCATTCCCCGGGTGAGCTGCGCTGGGAGGGCGCACAAGAGGTCCGAGACAAGGGCCGTGCCTGGAGCCTGAGGCCGCGGATCGATCTCGAACCTCCCAAGGGTCTTCAAGCCACCTTGCGTTCGTACCAACAAGAGGGCCTTGGCTGGCTCCAGCACATACGAAACAGCGACGCCGGCGGCATCCTGGCCGACGACATGGGCCTTGGCAAAACCCTCCAGACCATCGCGCACATCGCCGCTGAAAAGGAGGCAGGCCGCCTGGATCTGCCCGCCGTGGTGGTCACCTTGACGAGCCTTTCGGGAAACTGGCGCAGGGAGATCGAAAAGTTCGCGCCAGACTTGCGTGTCGTGGTGATGCACGGGCCGCAGCGCAAGAGCCTGCGCTATCTCGCCCGGAGAACCGACGTGGTGATCACCACGTATCCCCTGTTGGTGCGGGACGCGGACTTTTACGAGTCGACGCCTTTTCACATGCTGATCTTGGACGAAGCGCAGGCCATAAAAAACGCGCGGAGCCAGGCGCATCAGGCCGTCAAGACGGTCAACGCGCGGCACCGGCTGTGCCTGACGGGCACGCCGATCGAAAACGGCCTGGACGAGCTGTGGGCCCAGTTCGATTTCCTGATGCCCGGCCTGCTCGGCAGCGCCGATTGGTTCAAACAAAAATACGTGGTGCCGATCGAGCGAGAAGGCAGCCGCCGGAGGCTCGAGGAGCTCCGCGGGCAGGTCTCGCCCTTCATGCTCCGGCGCACGAAGGAGCAGGTGGCCACGGAGCTGCCGCCCAAAACCGAGATCGTGCGGCCGGTGGAGCTGCGCGGACCGCAGCGGGACCTCTACGAAAGCATTCGTCTGGCCGCGCACGCCCAGGTACGCCAGGCGATCTCCGAAAAGGGGTTTTCCGCGTCGTCGTTCACCATCCTCGACGCGCTCATGAAGCTGCGCCAAGTGTGCTGCGATCCGCGCCTCGTGCCGCTCGAGTCGGCGCAGTCCGTGAAGAACTCGGCCAAGTTCGAGACCCTGATGGAGCTTCTCGAGCAGCAACTGCCGCGGGGCCGACGCGCGCTGGTGTTCTCTCAGTTCGCGTCCATGTTGAATCTGATTGGGCAAGGCCTCACACAGCGGGACATTCGTTTCGTATCCCTCACGGGGGCCACCCCGAACCGTCAGAAGGTGGTGGATGCGTTCGAGGGTCGCCAGGTGGACGTGTTCTTGATCAGCCTCAAGGCCGGGGGGACCGGTCTCAATCTGACCAGCGCCGATACGGTGATCCACTACGACCCGTGGTGGAACCCCGCCATCCAGGCCCAGGCCACGGACCGGGCCTATCGGATCGGGCAGACCAAGCCCGTGTTCGTCTACAACCTGATCGCCGCAGGCAGCGTCGAGGAGCGGATGCTGGGCCTGCAGCGCCGCAAAAAGGCCTTGGCTGACGGCATTCTGGGCGACACCCGCGCCCAGGGCGCGCGGCTGACGCTGGACGACGTGAACGGCCTGATGGCGCCCTTGTCCGACGGCGACGGCTGACGGGCCTTCCGGGGCGTGGGCAACTTCGTCGATGAGGTCGCCTCGACCTTGGGCGTGGGCTATAGTGCTCCGCCTCCGAGGTGATGTGATGGCGCGCGAACGCATAGTTGTGGCCATGTCCGGCGGGGTCGATTCGTCGACCGCGGCGGGCGTTCTGTGTGAAGCCGGATACGACGTGGTGGGGGTGACGCTGAAGCTCTATGACGCTTCGGGTACGGCGGCGAGCATCGGGGGCCGCTGCTGTAGCCCGCGTGACATCGAAGACGCGCGCGCCACCGCGGCCCAGCTGGGATTTGCCCACTACGTGCTCGACGAGGTGGAGGCCTTCAACGAGTCCGTGATCGACGACTTCGTCAGCGAGTACAGCGCCGGCCGCACACCGAACCCCTGCGTCAAGTGCAACGAGAAGATCAAGTTTGGTCCGCTCGTCGCCTTCGCCAACGCGGTGGGGGCGAGCCGCCTGGCCACCGGCCACTACGCGCGGCTCGCCGAGGGGCCTTCAGGGCCGCGTCTCTTGAGGGCGGTCGACGAGGACAAGGACCAGTCGTACTTCCTCTTCGGGGTGCGTCCCGAGCTGTTTCGGAAGGTGATGTTTCCGCTCGGCGATCTGCGCAAAGAACAGACCCGTGACGTGGCCCGGCGGCTGGGCTTGCCGAACTGCGACAAGCCCGATTCCCAGCAGCTGTGTTTCATCCCGGATGGTGACCACAAGGCCTTCATCACGAAGCGCGGTGGCGGTGGTCGAGCGGGAGCCGTGCTGAACGAAAAGGGCGAGACCCTGGCGCAGCACGAAGGCACCCACCACTTCACCGTCGGACAGCGCAAAGGCCTTCCAGGTGTCGATGGGGTGAAGCGGTTCGTCGTTCGCATCGATCCGGCCACGGGCACCGTCTACACGGGACCCCGGGACCAGCTGGGGCGTCGCGAGGTCGGGGTGGAAAGCATGCGGTGGTGGGGACCCGTGCCCACGGCGCCCGTGCGGGCCGCCGTGCAGATCCGGCATCACAGCAAGCCCCGCGCGGCCGTGGTGCATCCGGAGGGGCCTGACGCCGCCTTGGTGGTCTTCGACGATCCCCAGGAGGGCGTCGCCCCGGGACAGGCCGCGGTGGTGTACGGAGACGAGGTCGTTTTGGGGGGCGGCTGGATCGCGGCGGCCCCGCCACCAAGGCCGGAGCCGGTTGCCGTCCGGCCCGAGGCGTAAGCTTCGCGCCCGCTCAGTGATTGCCCCGCTCGGGCACCTCGGCCCCGCTGCCCCCACGCAGGAAATCGAAGTCGCAGCCCTCGTTGGCTTGCAAGACGTGGTCGCCGAAAAGTTTTGCGTACCCACGGGTCGCTGTGGCCGGGCGAGGCGAAAAGGCAGCCTGGCGTCGGGTCAACTCTTCGGGGCTCACCTCGAGGTGCAGCGTTCGTGCTGCCACGTCGAGCGCGATGACGTCGCCCGTGCGCACGAGCGCCAGGGGCCCCCCGATCGCCGCCTCGGGCGCGGCGTGCAGCACGACCGTTCCGTAGGCGGTGCCGCTCATGCGTGCATCCGAGATGCGAACCATGTCCGTGATCCCTTGCTGCAGGATCTTTTTGGGCAGAGCGAAGTTGCCGACCTCCGGGAAACCTGGATAGCCCCTGGGGCCACACATCCTCAGGACGAGCACCGCGTCGGGGGTTACGGGCAACGCCGGGTCGTCGACGCGCCGGTGGTAGTCGTCCATGTCCTCGAAGACGAGGGCGGGCCCCCGGTGCTTCATCAGGCTGGGTGAGGCCGCCGAGGGCTTGAGAACGGCTCCATCCGGGCACAAATTGCCCCGGAGCACAGCGATGCCGCCTTGGTCCTTGAAGGGCGCGGCCAGGGGGCGAATTACGTCGCGGTCGTAGCAGGGGGCGTCCTTGACGTTCTCCCAGAGGGTCTTGCCGTTGACCGTCAAGGCGTCCTTGTGAAGATGGTCTGCGAGCTCCCGCAGCACGGCTGGCAGCCCGCCCGCGTAATAAAAATCTTCCATCAAAAAGCGGCCCGACGGCATGAGATCGACCAGGCAAGGCACGTCGCGGCCCAGGCGGTCCCAATCGTCGAGGCTGAGCGCGACGCCCAGCCGACCCGCGAGGGCCAGCAGATGCACGACCGCGTTCGTGGAGCCGCCGATCGCGCCGTTGACCCGGATGGCGTTTTCGAAGGCCGCCTTGGTGAGCACCTGCGACAGGCGCAGATCTTCGTGGACCATTTCCACGATGCGGCGACCGGTCAGGTGCGCGAGCACCGCCCGCCGCGCGTCCACCGCAGGGATGGCGGCGTTGGTGGGGAGGCTCGCGCCGAGAGCCTCGACCATTGACGCCATGGTGGACGCCGTACCCATGGTCATGCACGAGCCCGGGGAGCGTGACATGCACGCCTCGGCCTCGTGGACGTCGGCCTCGGTCCAGGCGCCCGTCTTGAGCTTGCTGGTGATCTCCCAGATGGCCGTGCCCGACCCGATGGTTTTGCCGCGAAACCGGCCATTCAGCATGGGCCCACCGGAAAGGGTGATCGTGGGCAGGTCGCAGCTGGCGGCCCCCATCATCAGCGCGGGCGTGGTTTTGTCGCAGCCCACGAGCAGCACCACGCCGTCGACGGGGTTGGCGCGGATCGTCTCTTCCACGTCCATGCTCGCCAAATTGCGAAACATCATCGTGGTGGGACGCATGAGCGTCTCGCCGAGGCTCATCACGGGGAACTCGAGGGGAAACCCGCCCGCCTCGTAGACGCCGCGCTTGACGTGATCGGCCAGCTGGCGCAGGTGCCCGTTGCACGGGGTCAGCTCTGACCAGGTGTTGCAGATCCCGATGACGGGGCGCCCATCGAACAGATGAGACGGGTGCCCTTGGTTGCGCATCCACGAACGGTGCACCAGGCCCTCGGGTTCGGGGCGCGCGAACCAACCGGCGCTGCGGAGGGGGCGTCGGCCAGCTGGCCGTTTGGGATCGCCTGCGTCTGACATGCTCGCATTCTCGCGAGCCGCCCTCGGGACGCAAGCGTCTTGTGGGGCGCTTTTTCGGCAGCGCCCCAAGGCGCTCAGCCGGCCCGGCGGTGGCGGCGCATCAACACGAGATCGTCGACCTCGCGGGCGGCCTTCTGGTCGCCGGCGCGGACGAGTTCGTCCCGCCGGGACTCGGCGATACGACGGATGGCCTCGGCCCGGGCGTGCACCGAAAGGTAGCTCGTGCGCGAGGACCCCTGGGCCGTCCGGGCGGCCTGCAGGGCGCGCTCGGCGTCCACGACCGAGCGGCGCGCATGGCCGTGAGCGCTATCCACCAGCTCCCAGAAGCCGGCCGGCCCGGCCGCGCGATGGTCGGCGAGAGCCCGGTGTCGGGCCTGCTCGAGCGCGTCTTGTGAATCGCTCAGCTTCCGGTTGGCTGCCGCCAAGGCCTGCAAGCTGCGCTCTTCGCGGTTTTCTTCCAGGCGCACCACGGGATCGAGTCGCGTGCGGGGAGGCATCGGGAGGAAGTCATCGGCAGCTGCGGGAGGGCGCTTGAGCGGGCTGCGCACCGGTGTCCAGCGCAGAGCACGTCGAGACAGAAGTGTGGCGCAACGGCTTGGCCCTGGTCTTGCTGCTGGTCTCGACAAGGCAGAAACGTGACGGAGGGGAACAACCCTCGAGGAGATCGACGATGCTGCGTTCGCTTTACACCGCCGCCACCGGCATGGAAGCCCAACAGTTCCAGATGGACACGATCGCCAACAACCTGGCCAACGTGAGCACCACGGGCTTCAAGCGCAACCGCGCGCAATTCGAAGACCTGCTCTCCGAGACGCTGCAGCCGGCCGGCGCTCCGACCCTTCAAGGGGGGGGGCGACCTTCCCCCCTGCAGGTGGGCCTGGGCGTGCGCACGGTGTCCTCGACCCGCAGCTTCTCCCAGGGTGACATGGTGACCACGAACAACCCCCTGGACCTGGCCGTGATGGGCGACGGGTTCTTCCGGGTTCAACGCACCAACGGCGAGCTCGCCTACTCGCGTGCCGGCAACTTCCGCATCGACTCGGCCGGCAGGCTCTCCACCCAGGCCGGCGAGCTGGTGGACCCGGGCATCACGGTGCCCCAGGACGCCACAGAGATCACGGCGCGTCCCGAGGGCATCGTGACGGCGAAGGTGGCCGGCCGTGAGGAGCCCCTCGAACTTGGGACCCTCGAGCTCGTGATGTTTTCGAACCCCGAGGGGCTCGAGGCGATAGGGGGGAACTTGCTCCGGTCCACGGTGGCGAGCGGCGTTCCCATCATGGTTCGCCCGGGTGAGCAAGGCGCTGGCACCATCTTGCAGGGCTTCACCGAAGGCTCGAACGTCAAGGCGGTCGAGGAGATGATCGGTCTCATCTCCACCCAACGCTCGTACGAGCTCAACTCGAAGGTGATCTCGACAGCGGATCAGATGCTGCAGCGCTTGACCAACCTGCGTTGAGACGACGGCCATGAAGTTCGGCGTATCACATCTGCTCGCGGCGGCGCTCGTTTGGGGCCAAGCCGCACCGGCACGCGCCGTCGATCGGGGCCAAACGCACGAGCAGGTGCGCGCCCTCGTGGAGCAGGCGGCGACAGGCGCGGTGACCCTGGCCGAAGCGCGGGTGACGATTGGGCGCACCACCGTGCGCCTGCCTCGCGGGTGCAAGGCGCTTGCTGCCGTGGTCGATCGACCCATTCAGGGCTCTGGCACGCTGGTGGCGAAACTGAACGGCCAAAACCGGGAGCAAGAGACCTGTGCGGGATGGGTTCGCGCGGACGTGACGGTGACCGCGCCCGTGATGATCGCAGCCCGGGTGCTGCGGGCTGGCGAGCCGCTCGACCTGGCCACGACGGTGGAGTGGAGGGAGATCGGGCCCGGGGCGACGCCGGCGGTCCCCAGAGCCGGGGCCTTCGCTGCGCGCACATTGATGGCCGGGCAGGTGCTGGACGCCGCCTCGGTGCGCGCCGATCGGCTTGCCTCGGGAGGTCAGGTCAAGGTGACGGTGCGCTCTGGGGGCGTGACGATCGAGCAGTCCGGTCGCCTCGTGTCCTGCGGCGCTGACCGCACGTGCGCGGTGCTGCCCTCGGGCAAGCACGTCGAAGGCGTGATGGAGGACGGCCGCCTGGTCGTACGCGCGCCATGAGGGCAGGGGCTTGCCGGGCTCTCCTGGGGCCCTTCCTTGCGCTCTTCCTTGCATGGGGACCTGGCTGCGGCAGCGGCCACATCAACGAATATCAACCGAAACGACGAAAGTACGATTTGCCTGCGGAACAACAAGACGTCGACAAGCCCTACTCGGAGGGCAGCCTTTGGCTTCCGGGTCGGCCTGCGTCCATGTTGTTCACGGACGCCCGCGCGCTGCGGGTCAACGACATCGTGGTGGTAAAGATCGAGGAGGTCGCCGACGCTCACCGTCGGGCCGACACCAACCTGGATCGAGAGTCCACCGCCGAGGCCAAGATTGACGCCTTTTTGGGCATGCTCAAGAAGCTTGAAGGCATCGACCCGGACTTCGAGGCCAAGCTGGCCGGCGGCTCGAAGAGCAGCTTCAAGGGCCAGGGGCGCACGGCACGCAGCGAGTATTTTCAGGCCACCGTGCCCGCCACCGTGCGGACGGTGCTGCCGAACGGGAACCTCTTCGTGGAAGGCCATCGGGTCATTTTGGTGAACAGCGAAGAGCAGCACTTCTACATTTCGGGCGTGGTGCGTCCCATCGACATCGACCAGGAAAACAGCGTGAAGAGCTCGA
Proteins encoded in this window:
- the mnmA gene encoding tRNA 2-thiouridine(34) synthase MnmA, which codes for MARERIVVAMSGGVDSSTAAGVLCEAGYDVVGVTLKLYDASGTAASIGGRCCSPRDIEDARATAAQLGFAHYVLDEVEAFNESVIDDFVSEYSAGRTPNPCVKCNEKIKFGPLVAFANAVGASRLATGHYARLAEGPSGPRLLRAVDEDKDQSYFLFGVRPELFRKVMFPLGDLRKEQTRDVARRLGLPNCDKPDSQQLCFIPDGDHKAFITKRGGGGRAGAVLNEKGETLAQHEGTHHFTVGQRKGLPGVDGVKRFVVRIDPATGTVYTGPRDQLGRREVGVESMRWWGPVPTAPVRAAVQIRHHSKPRAAVVHPEGPDAALVVFDDPQEGVAPGQAAVVYGDEVVLGGGWIAAAPPPRPEPVAVRPEA
- a CDS encoding DEAD/DEAH box helicase; translation: MTVASAGLHPDSGGPSARTAGAWPFVPHVRLFTERLVAAASLGAREEEVLAAVIELGFVYGSTRVGASAAWSPDAARVTRDFGAEARARQVLESFGPVELSVLDTHEAPLGCKAGYVVGIDADDAARCSFTASALPQLRKLGFSVELAPDYPWQVVASETAWYANVSATDPPPGDEKPDWFSLELGIELDGRKVNLLPALLDLIERGGGPDAFDTLVPCRGRPVAIPVDDNRFVLIPPERLRVLFKVLTDLYRFEGDGDAVKFTAMQAQALAELEGAFGGDHSPGELRWEGAQEVRDKGRAWSLRPRIDLEPPKGLQATLRSYQQEGLGWLQHIRNSDAGGILADDMGLGKTLQTIAHIAAEKEAGRLDLPAVVVTLTSLSGNWRREIEKFAPDLRVVVMHGPQRKSLRYLARRTDVVITTYPLLVRDADFYESTPFHMLILDEAQAIKNARSQAHQAVKTVNARHRLCLTGTPIENGLDELWAQFDFLMPGLLGSADWFKQKYVVPIEREGSRRRLEELRGQVSPFMLRRTKEQVATELPPKTEIVRPVELRGPQRDLYESIRLAAHAQVRQAISEKGFSASSFTILDALMKLRQVCCDPRLVPLESAQSVKNSAKFETLMELLEQQLPRGRRALVFSQFASMLNLIGQGLTQRDIRFVSLTGATPNRQKVVDAFEGRQVDVFLISLKAGGTGLNLTSADTVIHYDPWWNPAIQAQATDRAYRIGQTKPVFVYNLIAAGSVEERMLGLQRRKKALADGILGDTRAQGARLTLDDVNGLMAPLSDGDG
- a CDS encoding HEAT repeat domain-containing protein — translated: MRSWFRKCVVAALVWVWVGSAPAPALARRPSRPAAPAASKGEALRPAGPARTPVSEAELETLKRALVGSEADAAETAAQRLGGTGQEAAVDALVEALALGTWPQLTIRYLQALGRLNHTKALQVLVLYAGNRHPDVRVAAVQALAPMQDDGAAGLLIERLGDADATVRAAAAAALAGRKDVRAVPRLFQLVKRSDVGAAVPLGLLAPLDLAPQVAELRGTIDDGTLSSALAEFLKRSDAPDRLRVDLVRTLGRVPGAEATTALVEYLASVPEGEARPSKEEAETLLEQRSAE
- a CDS encoding cysteine desulfurase — translated: MRRLYLDHNATTPMGVAAREAFINALADWGNPSSVHTLGRRARNVVETARRQVAGLLGCDTDELVFVSGGTEGDNLAIRGLALAARAQRPPSDKPPHVISTRLEHPAVRGALNELVREGFELTDLPVSAEGMVNPETLAAALRPETVLVSVALANHEVGALAPVAALAARAHAAGAWFHTDAVQAAGRIPVRLRDLGVDAATVSSHKLHGPKGVGAVFVRRGLVPHPLVTGGHQEYERRGGTENTPALAGFGAACAEAEVRLEADAAQTAALRDRLEGQLLAIPGARRHGPAADRRVPGTLNVGFGGARGELVVIGLDLEGVCASTGAACTSGSVEPSAVLLAMGLTVKEAREAVRFSLGRETTLTEVDEAAALVARVVERVRAAADK
- a CDS encoding AgmX/PglI C-terminal domain-containing protein; translation: MRNAQRTLGLFAGLGFATLVGCNNSANQELMTRLNEAGDKLLACKKETNDLTNEVKSLKRQLATAMADPSKLVLKDPEIIELIADLRGGEGGEIGVGKGDLNPAAASKIVMDGARALQQCYERALKKNASLQARAGVQLLLGLTVDAGGRVNDVSVRPSIDASLNECIESVAKRWKFPKFTGDAVTIEQKIMLTPKT
- a CDS encoding PQQ-binding-like beta-propeller repeat protein; protein product: MKSLRNRALVLGFSCTLLGCATSGGASDGFGSAGDPGQVAAALARSSAVPSTPRNATGRALALLAGESGSQSVLVAVDLEDNRVIWCVPAEVDVRAEVGREVVVYGDPAGALVGLDVRTGREMWRVASPRLGTGPATLLGHAVDGEGVFAVYKGPPGASPPAVILGLSEQGTQRFRRPLDERVGAPAARGGVVAVPQRSQFVTLLDGRTGESLADILARDEAAAFVRGLPEGFMYGSQGVFVASRKTALGTHAGGGYLKAKLPEFVRPVYHYDMYKPAHARHSAIDRNRLLWRVSGSPDAPAFRNGQVVVHNFRFFFGLDAATADLTWAYSHPRLDAIGAVHTGPALVFADAEGNLGALEARSGRLLMSAAPAGLGALKVRGASFDAEGFGKPGPGAQPSVSISEALKAIALDPDKRFHDVQVFAIEQLSRSEAPGVTAALLEVLQRGEGEPYLLEKAADSLVERQDPRSLPLFLEAIEVKPDYAEGRAPQRLELIARALAKLGARDAMPALVDHIRLPQTDPSAVSEIAAAVIALEAKEVIAAFRDYLSQYRADPAFMSQPGALIAAANVLARLGDTQDRTLLLYVAEEPKTLSSLKVAIERLLAESSGGPEVTPRAY